One genomic window of Hirundo rustica isolate bHirRus1 chromosome 13, bHirRus1.pri.v3, whole genome shotgun sequence includes the following:
- the GCNT3 gene encoding beta-1,3-galactosyl-O-glycosyl-glycoprotein beta-1,6-N-acetylglucosaminyltransferase 3, producing MQGWERALVVRRRWVLLLGPLALLGAVLALRGMDRPDPADRSRLYRALELSPSRSINCSGVVRGDQTAIQEARLSILEVANRKASPTPADYLNITRDCRAFKETRRYIEFPLSQEEEEFPIAYSMVIHHKIDMFERLLRSVYAPQNVYCVHMDSKAPAAFLEAVRAIAACFPNVFVASRLERVVYAAWSRVQADLNCMQDLLQSPVPWRYLINTCGTDFPIKTNAEIVRALQLLQGQNNVESEKPTAAKQERWLYHYEVGQTISRTAQKKLPPPHSYPMFTGSAYNTFTRDFVQYIFENPTAQKFLEWSKDSYSPDEHIWATLNRMPGVPGGTPSSDKFLLSDMNALPRLVKWQFLEGDISKGAPYPPCTGRYQRAVCIYGVGDVPWMLQQHHLLANKFDSEVDDAAVQCLEEYLRHKALYGRGL from the coding sequence ATGCAGGGGTGGGAGCGGGCCCTGGTGGTGCGGCGgcgctgggtgctgctgctcgGGCCGCTGGCGCTGCTCGGCGCCGTCCTGGCGCTGCGCGGCATGGACCGCCCCGACCCCGCCGACCGCTCCCGCCTCTACCGGGCGCTGGAGCTCTCCCCCAGCCGCAGCATCAACTGCTCGGGGGTCGTCCGCGGGGACCAGACAGCCATCCAGGAGGCGAGGCTCAGCATCCTGGAAGTGGCGAACAGAAAGGCTTCACCGACGCCCGCCGACTACCTCAACATTACGAGAGACTGCAGAGCCTTCAAGGAGACCCGGCGCTACATCGAGTTCCCGCtcagccaggaggaggaggaattccCCATCGCCTACTCCATGGTCATCCACCACAAAATCGACATGTTTGAGCGGCTCCTGCGGTCCGTCTACGCCCCTCAGAATGTCTACTGTGTCCATATGGACAGCAAAGCCCCGGCAGCCTTCCTGGAGGCCGTGCGGGCCATCGCTGCCTGCTTCCCCAACGTCTTCGTGGCCAGCCGCCTGGAACGCGTGGTCTATGCCGCCTGGTCTCGAGTGCAGGCCGACCTCAACTGCATGCAGGacctgctgcagagccccgTGCCATGGCGCTACCTTATCAACACCTGCGGCACCGACTTCCCCATCAAGACCAACGCCGAGATAGTCCGggcgctgcagctgctgcaggggcagaacAACGTGGAGTCGGAGAAGCCCACAGCCGCCAAGCAGGAGCGCTGGCTGTACCACTACGAGGTGGGACAGACCATCTCTCGCACTGCCCAGAAGAAACTGCCGCCACCCCACAGCTACCCCATGTTCACGGGCAGCGCGTACAACACATTCACGCGGGACTTCGTGCAGTACATCTTCGAGAACCCCACGGCACAGAAGTTCCTCGAGTGGTCCAAGGACAGCTACAGCCCCGACGAGCACATCTGGGCCACCCTGAACCGCATGCCGGGCGTGCCGGGGGGCACGCCTTCCAGCGACAAGTTCCTGCTCTCGGACATGAACGCCCTTCCCCGCCTGGTCAAGTGGCAGTTCCTGGAGGGGGACATCAGCAAGGGCGCGCCCTACCCGCCCTGCACAGGCCGCTACCAGCGCGCCGTCTGCATCTACGGGGTGGGCGACGTGCCCtggatgctgcagcagcaccatctCTTGGCCAACAAGTTCGACTCCGAGGTGGACGATGCGGCCGTCCAGTGTCTCGAGGAGTACCTGCGCCACAAGGCCCTGTACGGCCGGGGCCTCTGA